A stretch of DNA from Ricinus communis isolate WT05 ecotype wild-type chromosome 4, ASM1957865v1, whole genome shotgun sequence:
AAAGCTAATCAAAGCAATTGGTATACTAGTGGGTACGTCATGGATTCAGCATTCAGATCCTTGGTAAAAGATTAGCAGAAGAAAAATGTACAAGTTCGTAGCTCAATTACCTGGAGCAACATAACCGCATGTGCCTGCAATTGTTGTCCGGTTAGATGAATCAGGCTTCAAAAACTTGGCAGTGCCAAAATCCGAAACATGAGCCTCAAGTTCAGAGTTTAACAGAACATTGTTGCATGATATGTCTCGATGAACTATAGGTGGAATACAGTCATGATGCATGTAAGATAAAGCATGAGCTACTCCTTTGACAACTTTGATCCTCTTTTCCCAATCCAACTCCTGGGCTCCTTTTTCGCTGCTCAGCATATTTCCCAAGCTTCCCTTTTGGATGTACTCATAAACCAAAATTGTGTGTCTTCCTCGAGAACAGAATCCATGGAGTTTCACAATGTTGCGATGGCGTAATTCTGCTAAAGCTGCCACCTCATTGCTGAAACTATTTATCCTCTCAAATTCTTCCTCTCTGCTCAGATGTTTTAGCTTCTTCACTGCTAATACTGGAGAATCCGGCATTTCTACTTTGTAGACCTTTCCGCTTCCTCCCTCTCCGATGCAATAACTATCACTGAAGTTCCTTGTGGCTTTTATGATATCTTCATAAACAATTCTCCCATTAAAATAGCACATTGCGAGCGAATCTTCTTCTCTCTTTGATTTGCTTCTATCACCTGCCATAACTCTTAAACTCCGTTGTCGAAGAAATGCAAGAATACCAACAAATGCAAGTGACAGGAACAGCCCACCGGCTATTGGAGCAACGGCAATGACAACTTTGTTTTCCTTATTTCCACCATTATATCTACCAGTTGTGACATTGCAGGGTCTCAAAACTTGAACAAAGGCACTACATAAGTCTTTGTTGTTGCTGTAAGCACTTGGCTGGGCCGTATGGAAGATGTTGCTATCAGGAAGTGGACCCTGTAAGCTGTTGTATGAGAGATTGATAGCAAGCAAGCTCAACATGTTGCTAAGAGAAGCAGGAACTGAACCGCTAAGGTTGTTGTGTGATAGGTTCAGTTGTTCTAAACTTGTAAGCTTTCCAAGCTGAGAAGGTATGTCTCCGGTGAGAAAATTATAGCTCAAATCTAGTAAATTTTGTAATGCTACAAGATTGCCAATTTGATATGGGATCGTCCCATTCAACTTATTCTTCCCTAAGCTTAACAGCTGAAGTCTAGAGCAGTCCCCTATTTGATATGGGATTGGCCCACTTAGCATATTCATAGAGAGGTCCAAAGACTGCAAGTCGGATAGTTCTCCAATTTCTACCGGCACCTGACCCGACAACCTGTTACCTTTGAGGCTTAAAAACAACAATTTGGATAATTTCCCAAGTTGTGCGGGCATCTCTCCCGATATTTGATTGGAAGATAGGTCAAGCACTACTAGCTGGTTCAGCTGACTAATCTGGACAGCAATTTTTCCACCTATCATATTTCCAGCAATTCTGAGAAGTGTCAGGTTCCGGCATTCTCCCCATTTCGCGGGTAGCTCCCCTCTCAATTTGTTGAAACTCAGATCAATATAAGTGAGGTTTGGATACACTCCGAAATCTTGGTGTAGAATTCCTGTCAGTTGGTTATTTTCAAGCCTAACTCTGTACAAGGTACGACAGTTATTTAGGCTTACTGGAATTGGACCGGAGAAATTGTTGAAGGCAGCTGTGAAATTGACTAGCTTTCCACCTTTGCAAACTTGTTGTGGTAAATGGCCAGTGAAGCTATTTTCAGAAAGATGTAGAACAGTTAATGCAGAAAGATTGCCCAATTCTGGAGGTACCATACCGGATAATTGGTTTGTGAATAAGCGCAAATCAGTTAACTTGTTCAAAGTTCCTATACCTGGTGGGATATTCCCTGATAATCGATTGCTGGAAAGGCGTAGAACGGTTAGCTCACTCAAATTTCCGATAGAAGGAGGGATAGGACCATGAAAATAATTCTCATCTAGAGCTAGAAGAGACAGATTCTTCAGATTTCCTATTTCTTCAGGAATTCTGCCACCAAGCTCTGTAGTTTGCAGGAGAAACTTTCTGAGACCAACAAGGCCAGTTTTGCCTGCCGAATCAGGGAACAAGCGCGGGTCTAGTACACCAGTTATATTGTTTCGAGAAAAGTCAAGCTCATAGACCTGAGTGAGATTGGCAAGTGAAAGAGGCAAAGTGCTATGAAGATTGTTAGTGGAAAGGTCAAGGAATTGGAGTTTGGAAAGGATGCCTATGTTGGACGGAATGGTGCCCGTAAGTTGGTTTACTTTAAGATCAAGTCGAAGAAGGTTCGGAAAGGAAGAGAAATCCAAGTTATCAAGAGTACCTGTCAAGCCAGTGTATGCAAGGTTTATCTCCGTAACACTTCCTGCATCATCACATGCTATTCCGCGCCATTTGCAGTGAGCTACGGCACTGGAATTGGCAATTTCTGAAGAAAGTAGCCATGACTGGAGAATTAATTGGTTCACAAGACTGGCTTTCCACTTGAGGAGGGCTAGAGCTTCAGGGTTTGGAGCAAAGCTTGCTGTACAGGAGGATAGTAGTCCTATCCAAGGAAAGATCAGAAGTGTCAATGACACACAAGTTTCTCGGTTGGCCATAGTTGGAAGGTATTCTGTTTCTGCTGTTTATGGTTTCTGGATATCGAAGACACACGCCTCCAGCAAGTACATGCTACAACTGGAACTATATTCTTCAACCCGCGTTCACATATGCACAAAAATTGACTGAATCGACATAAATGCACGTGCTAATGCAATTAGGACAAATCCCAAATGGGATATTAGTTTAGTATTTACTGTAGGCactatcaaaagaaaagaagaaggttTCTTTGAGGTTGGTGTGGAAGCATTAGTGGAAAAGATTGCGaggtaaatttatatataaatacacatTTGGAGTAATCATCAAAATGATTATCTGTTTGAATCTCACATAAACATAATATATGTATGGTATTAGTGGAAtctaagaaatgaaaatgttGCAAACAGTGGTCTAAGTCAAGTTTTTTAGGCTATATGTTTGAATGTGTGCATTagtgattaatttatttttctcatgttcaatttgatttcttttaccAACTCTTTAGGAGTTTGTTAAGCAGTTAGTGCCTTAATGGTATTAGTTGACACAGTTGCTGATTTTCAGCTAGTTAGTtgttttttccaatttttaaaTCAgtgtatttaattatgaaattatacCATCAATAACTATCAATCTTCTTCTCTCAATTTTATTCTCGTCTCTTCTGTAAAACAAACCAAcaaattggtatcagagctctTTTTTATTAAGAGATTTGTGAGTGAGCCAAGAGAAACCCTACACAACCTtacctttttttattctttccaGCAAATGGATTCTGAAACACCTTTCACAGCACTAGCTTCACCAATGTTTAAGGGTGAAAATTATCATTTATGGGCAGCCAAAATGGAAGCTCACCTAGAGGCGAATGATCTCTGGGAAGCTGTGGAAGAGGACTACGAAGTTCCTCCATTATCTGCAAATCCAACAATGGCGCAGATCAAGAACCACAAGGAGAAGAAATCAAGAAAGTCGAAGGCAAAAGCTACCTTGTTTGCTGCTGTCTCACAAGAGATTTTTACAAGAATCATGAACCAAAAGTCAACATTTTGGTGTGTGGAATTTCCTCAAAGCTGAATATGAAGGAGATGAAAAAGTTAAAGGAATGCAAGTGTTGAATCTGATTCGTGAGTTCGAGATACAGCAAATGAAGGAGTCAGAGACAATTAAGGAGTATACAGATAAGCTTCTTAGCATTGCTAACAAAATAAGGTTGCTTGGTTCTGAgatttctaattctagaatTGCTCAAAAAATACTTGTGACTCTTCCTGAAAGATTTGATGCTACTATATCCTCCATGGAGAGTAGCAAAGATCTGTCACAAATTATCTTGGCATAACTAAACAATGCTTTATAGGCTCAAGAACAAAGGAGACTGATGAGAAGTGAAAGTTCTGTGGAAGGAGCATTGCAGGCTAAGCTACAAATCAATCAAGGAGAGAAAGACAAGAAGAAGAGTAATAAGAAGAACTTCAGTTCTCGTGATATAGCTAACAGCAacaaaggagaaaagaagagagaatttCCTCCTTGCAGACACTGCGGCAAAAAGGGTCATCCTCCTTTCAAATGTTGGAAAAGACCTGATGTGAAGTATGGGAAGTGCAACAAACTTGGGCACCATGAAAAATATGCAAAAGCAATTTCAAACAGAAAGATGATGCTCAAACAGCAAGCGAACAAGAGGAAGAACAACAGTTATTTGTAGCATCTTGTTTTAAAAGCAGCAGCTCAAGCTCAAGTAAGTGTTGGCTCATAGATAGTGGTTGTACCAATCACATGACTGGTAATGTAGAGTTTTTTAGAGAGTTGGATAGGTCACTAGTATCCAAAGTCAGAATTGGTAACGGTGACTACATTGCTGCCAAAGGAAGGGGAACTGTCGCTATAGAGAGTTGCACAGgtactaaattaatttctgATGTTATGTATGTACCTGACATTGATCAGAATTTATTAAGTGTTAGGCAGCTAGTTGAGAAGGGATTCGAagtctttttttaaaagaaacacTGTACGATCAAGGACTCTCATGACAATGATGtcataagaattaaaatgaagGGCAAGAGTTTCTCACTTGATCCGATGGAGGAGGAGCAAGCAGTTTATGTTGTTGCTATAACTAACACAGAGACTTGGCATAAAAGGTTAGGTCATTTCCATCATGCAGCAATTTTGAATATGCAAAAGAAGGGGTTGGTTCGCGGTTTGCCTCACATTGAGCCTGATCCACCATGTTGCAAAGCGTGTCAATTTGGTAAACAAGCAAGACTTCTTTTCCAACATGGAGACTGGAGAGCCACTGATAAGTTGCAATTAATTCATACAGATGTAGCTGGACCTCACAAAACTCCTTCACTCAATGGGAGTAAATACTACATTatctttattgatgattacaCAAGAATGTGTTGGATCTATTTTCTTAGGTTCAAATTAGAGGTTGCAGGTGTGTTCTTCAAATTCAAGAACTGGATTGAGAATCAAAGTGGCTGTAAAATTCAAGTGTTGCGATCAGATAATGGAAAAGAGTACACCTCcaatgaatttgataaattttgtGAAGAGGCTGGAATAGAGCATCAACTTACAACGCCATACACTCCACAATAAATTGGGGTCAGCGAGCGAAAGAACAGAACAATAATGGAGATGGCCAGATGTATGCTTCATAAGAAGGATCTTCCAAAGGAATATTGGACTGAGGCAGCAAATACAGTAGTATTTCTGCTAAACCGACTTCCCACAAAAGCAGTCGATGGAAAGACCCCTTTCAAGACATGGTATGGTTATAAACCGCTGATAAAAAATCTGAAAGTACTTGGTTGTTTGTGCTTTACTCATGTTCCACAGATGAAGCGAGACAAGTTGGACAAAAGAGCTGAGCCTGGCGTATTCATTGGATATAGCTTGACATCTAAAGCTTATAGAATTTTTTCAACCTGACACAAGAAAAATTCTATTAAGCAGGGATGTAACTTTCATGGAGAATGATAAGTGGGacttcaacaatgaagaaaaTCAGCAGTTTGATGATCAAAATCAAGATGAGTTGATTGATGATTCTCCAATACGTGGCACCATATCACTTGCTGACATATACCAAAGATGCAACGTTGTCGTTCTTGAACCTTCAGGATACTGGAAAGCCGAGAAGGACCCAAATTGGAGAGCTGCAATGAAGGAGGAGCTGTGCATGATTGAGAAAAATCAAACCTGGGTGCTAGTTGAAAGGCCTCCACATCAGAAAGTAATTAGAGTGAAATGGGTGtttagaagaaagaaaaacgcAGATGGctcaatcaataaatataaagcaaGGTTAGTTGTGAAAGGGTATGCTCAAGTTTTTGGAGTAGACTTATTTGATATGTTTGTTCCTGTTGCAAGGTTGGATACCACGAGAATGCTACTAGCTATTGCAGCACAAAAGCAATGGAAAATCCATCAACTAGATGTAAAATCAGCATTAAAATGGacttttagaataaaaaatttatgttgagCAACTTGAAGGATTTACTATGAAAGGCCATGAAGAGAAGGTGTATTTATTGAAGAAGGCATTGTACAGCTTAAAATAAGCCCCAACGGCCTGGACAGCAGAATTGATGAATACCTACTGAACTTAGGCTTTGCGAAGAGTCTTAGTGAGTCcactttatatataaaaggtaACACTACTGATTTCATTGTGGTCTCATTATATGTTGATGATCTTTTGGTCACTGGCAGCAATATTGAGCTTATTTAACagttaaaaaaagatatgatGCAAGTCTTTGAGATGACTAATCTTGGAGAAATGTCTTACTTTCTCGGAATGGAAATTAAGCAAAGATAAGGTGAATTTTTCATCTGCCAACAGAAGTATGCGAAGGAAATCTTAAAGAAGTTTAACATGGAGAACTGCAAAAGTGTAACTACTCCTATGTGTCAAAAAGAGAAGCTTTGCAGGGACGATGGAAGCGAAAAAGTGGATGAGTCACACTATAGAAGTTTGATGGACTGCTTAATGTATCTTACAGCAACAAGACCAGATATATCGTTTGTTGTAAGTGTTCTTTCTAGATTCTTGAATTGTGCTAGTGAGTCTCATCTTATTGCCGTAAAAAGAGTTCTTCGGTATGTCAAGGGAACCTTAAATTTTAGGGTTAAATTCAGTTCTTCAACAAACTTCCAGTTGTACGGTTATTCCGATAGTGATTGGGGTGAATCGTTCGATGACAAGAAAAGCACATCTggtttttgtttcagttttaGATCAGGAATATTCAACTGGAGTTTGAAGAAACAAGAGATTGTAGCACAATCTATAGCTGAAGCAGAATTTATAGCTACTACATCAGCAGTTAATCAAGCTCTTTGGCTGCGGAAAATTCTAAATGATATAAATTTGGTACAAAAGACAAGTACTAAGATTATGGTGGACAATCAAGCAGCAATAGCCATCTCTAATAATTCAGCTTTTCATGGAAAAACCAAGCATTTTAGCATTAAACTTTTCTTAGAGATGTTCAAAAGGATGGTGCAATACAACTCAAGCATTGCAAGACGGAAGATCAGCTAGCAGACATATTTACAAAGCCTCTTGCAAAGATTAGATTTGAAGATCTAAGAGAAAAACTTGGAGTTCATACCTATTGATGTAAGGAGGAGTGTTTGAATGTGTGCATcaatgattaatttatttttctcatgttcaatttgatttattttaccAAGTTTTTAGGAGTTTGTTAAGCAGTTAGTACCTTAGTGGAATTAGTTGGTACAGTTGCTGATTTTCAGCTagttagttatttttttcagtttttaaatcaatgaatttaattataaaattataccatCAATAACTATTAATCTTCTTCTCTCAATTTTATTCTAGTCTCTTCCGTAAAACAAACCAACACTATGATTTAGAAGAGTCAAGATTTTAGGCTGATATTGCTATCTAATGAAATGGCCAAAAAAATGTCTCTATCTGTCTTGTTCCTAAATCTGGGCTGCATAATGTCCCTATTTACTTGTAATGGTTGATTCCATTCTAAATTTTCGTTGTCTATAATCATTACAGTTAATTATTGTGGTCTCCATTTTCAAGATGCACTAACCAAAAGTGATTGTCGCACAATGATGCAACAGAATAGAATAGGAATTCCAATGGGTAGATATGGGTTCACGCTAGTATCAATACTTCATCTGCATCCCAAAGATGAAcgttaattttgaaatttaagcAACAATTCtatcatttaataaattaaaactttataaTGAAGTTGcaaagtataaaataattgttcC
This window harbors:
- the LOC8289612 gene encoding MDIS1-interacting receptor like kinase 2 encodes the protein MANRETCVSLTLLIFPWIGLLSSCTASFAPNPEALALLKWKASLVNQLILQSWLLSSEIANSSAVAHCKWRGIACDDAGSVTEINLAYTGLTGTLDNLDFSSFPNLLRLDLKVNQLTGTIPSNIGILSKLQFLDLSTNNLHSTLPLSLANLTQVYELDFSRNNITGVLDPRLFPDSAGKTGLVGLRKFLLQTTELGGRIPEEIGNLKNLSLLALDENYFHGPIPPSIGNLSELTVLRLSSNRLSGNIPPGIGTLNKLTDLRLFTNQLSGMVPPELGNLSALTVLHLSENSFTGHLPQQVCKGGKLVNFTAAFNNFSGPIPVSLNNCRTLYRVRLENNQLTGILHQDFGVYPNLTYIDLSFNKLRGELPAKWGECRNLTLLRIAGNMIGGKIAVQISQLNQLVVLDLSSNQISGEMPAQLGKLSKLLFLSLKGNRLSGQVPVEIGELSDLQSLDLSMNMLSGPIPYQIGDCSRLQLLSLGKNKLNGTIPYQIGNLVALQNLLDLSYNFLTGDIPSQLGKLTSLEQLNLSHNNLSGSVPASLSNMLSLLAINLSYNSLQGPLPDSNIFHTAQPSAYSNNKDLCSAFVQVLRPCNVTTGRYNGGNKENKVVIAVAPIAGGLFLSLAFVGILAFLRQRSLRVMAGDRSKSKREEDSLAMCYFNGRIVYEDIIKATRNFSDSYCIGEGGSGKVYKVEMPDSPVLAVKKLKHLSREEEFERINSFSNEVAALAELRHRNIVKLHGFCSRGRHTILVYEYIQKGSLGNMLSSEKGAQELDWEKRIKVVKGVAHALSYMHHDCIPPIVHRDISCNNVLLNSELEAHVSDFGTAKFLKPDSSNRTTIAGTCGYVAPELAYTAAVTEKCDVYSFGVLTLEVVIGKHPGELISYLHTSTNSCIYLEDVLDARLPPPSEQQLSDKLSCMITIALSCIRAIPQSRPSMRDVCQLLEMEASPL